The window TATCTGAGTGTGGTAATGGTAATTGATCGTTGAATCTATTAGAAAAACTGGAGAGAGCTTCATCAACCTATAAAGTTAGTGGACCAAAGAGAACTCAAACTCAACTTATATTTTGATGTGTTAACTCccctaaaataaaacaaacgaaacaaaaaaaaaaaatcataaagacaaaaatgaaaaaatggagTACCAtcattgtactaaaaaaatatattttaacaaaagaaaaaatcaatgactacaaataaattttaaaacactagatttaaaaaaaaaaatcaaagaacaaaaatagaagatatttatatatatatatatttaaaaaagaaaattaatagatattataATGAGGCttagtattttcaaaatcctGTTTTAGGGCAAaaaaaagaggggaaaaataaaacaacttcCGTCTTTGATTCACAAACAAGAGACGTGTCATGTTCTCATTAGCTAAAACCGGAAAAAAAGCGATGAGTAAAAAAGTCATAAAAACGGTTAACCCTCAACGCCTCTCAAGGGTTCTTCACGTGCCAGTCACGTGGAAGGAAGGGAAGCGAACCGGGTCTAAGAAAACCGCACTATCTGGGGTAAGTACTATTAGTATAATTGTACTATAAGCGCGGAGTTGAGAAAGACGCCGGCTTTTTGAACGATTTAATCGGCGATCTAAAGAAGAAGCCTCTTGGttccttcttctcctcttcgCTTCTCTGTTAAATGTTCATCACAAATAAATCCCATACCAATCGCCCGACATTTCTCTCACTCCACAATCGGAGACCAAAGattattccttttttcccatttctatttcttccAATCTCAATCGCATGACGGATTATCGTTTGTCGACGATGAATCTCTGGACTGACGAGAACGCGTCGGTTATGGACGCTTTCATGAATTCCGATCTGTCTTCCTACTGGGCTCCGTCAGCCGCCTCCTCTCACTCTCTTCACCACCCACCGCCACCTCAGTCCTCCGCCTCCACATCCACTCCCCCGCCGGACGCACCTAAGTCCCTCCCCGTTTTCAATCAGGAGACTCTGCAGCAGCGGCTCCAGGCGCTGATCGACGGTGCTAGGGAGAGTTGGACTTATGCGATTTTCTGGCAGTCGTCTTATGATTATTCTGGTGGGTCTGTTTTGGGGTGGGGTGATGGGTATTACAAAGGAGAGGAAGATAAAGGAAAGGGAAAAGCGAAAATGGTGTCGTCAGCGGCGGAGCAGGCTCACCGGAAGAAGGTTTTACGGGAGCTTAACTCTTTGATTTCTGGCTCTGCCGCCGGACCTGACGATGCGGTGGATGAGGAGGTTACGGATACGGAGTGGTTCTTTTTGGTTTCGATGACTCAGTCGTTTGTTAATGGTGTTGGGTTACCGAGTCAAGCGTTTTACCACTCGACGCCGATTTGGGTCTCTGGTGCCGATCGGCTGTCGGCGTCTGCCTGTGAACGAGCTAGACAGGGGAGGGTTTTTGGGTTACAGACGATGGTCTGTATTCCATCGCCTAACGGTGTTGTGGAAATGGGTTCGACGGAATTGATTCATCGAACGTCGGATTTGATGAATAAGGTCAAGATTCTGTTCAATTTCAACAATCTCGAAACGAGTTCTTGGATTTCGGGAACTACCGCCGCCGCATCCGCTGCCGACGAAGGGGAAAACGACCCGTCGTCGATGTGGATCAGTGAGCCATCGAGTACAATCGAGATGAAGGATTCAATCACCACCACTGTTCCTTCCAGCAACGTTCCGGCAAAGCCAATCCGTTCGGAAAATCCCAGTACAAGTAGCTTAACGGAAAATATGAGCACGATTCAACAATCCCATCATAAACAGAGCCAAAGCTTCTTAAATTTCTCCGATTACGGCTTCGAATCAAATCCCACAAAGAACACCACCGCTACCGCCACCGCAACCACCAGCACCACCCCATCATTCAAGCCGGAATCCGGCGGGATGCTGAATTTCGGCAACGGGAGCCTCTTCTCCGGCCATTCACAGTACGTAACAAACGAACAGAACGAGAAAAAGAGATCCCCTGCTTCTCGAAGTAGCAACGACGAAGGGATCCTCTCTTTCACCTCCGGCGTGATCTTACCCTCTTCCGGTAAGGTAAAATCCGGTGATTCAGACCATTCAGATCTCGAAGCATCAGCGATCAGAGAAGTGGATAGCTGTACAAAATCATTAGAACCCGAAAAACGTCCAAGAAAAAGAGGTAGAAAACCAGCAAACGGAAGAGAAGAGCCATTGAATCACGTAGAAGCAGAGAGACAACGGCGAGAGAAATTAAACCAGAAATTCTACGCTCTCCGAGCTGTAGTTCCAAACGTATCTAAGATGGACAAAGCCTCACTACTAGGTGACGCGGTTTCGTACATAAACGAGCTCAAATCGAAGCTCCAAATGGCAGAATCGGAGAAAACAGATATGGGAAAACATCTAGAATTGCTGAAGAAGGAGATGggaggaaaagatttaggatgTTACTCAAACCCAAATGATGAAGATCTGAAAACAGGGAAAAGAAAGGTAATGGATATGGAGATTGAAGTTAAAATCATGGGTTGGGATGCGATGATAAGGATTCAAAGCAACAAGAAGAATCATCCGGCGGCGAGGTTGATGACGGCGTTTAAGGATTTGGATTTAGAAATGCTTCACGCGAGTGTTTCTGTAGTGAATGATTTGATGATTCAACAAGCAACAGTGAAGATGGGGAGCAGATTTTACACACAAGAGCAGCTTAAAATGGCTCTTGTCGCCCGAGTCGGCGGTGGTGGAAGTGGAGGCGGCGGTGGAATCATGTAAATGGGGTTAGGGGACATTTTTGAAGCTCCCAATTAGTAGAGTTTAGTTGAGGGAATCTGATTTAGTATTGTGTAATATAAATGttggtaaattatttttgataattctCTTGTTGTTCATCTTTTGTTGTTAGAGTAATTTGGGAGTTCTTCTATatgtagtttttgtttattaaatatgaaatctaATAGAAGTAAAGATCAAAGACCTTCAAACTTTGTGTTTGATCATTTCAATTCtccttctttcctttttttttttttttttgtttttgtttttgtttttagggttttgtttgAACTAGTAGGTCTAGTTTAGGGAAAATCTAGGTTTGATCGGAAATTAAGGACTAACCTTAACCTTTCTTGGTACAAACTTTAGTTAAACCTACATGTCAATAGACTTAAAAGATTTAGTATTAAGGTCCAAACTTTCCCACGGTTGAGATCGAAAGCCCCTGATATAAGAACAACtcataaaatttgacatttgaTTAGGTTATTAAGTGGATTTCAATGGGGATCGAGACCTACTCTCTTAGGtcaacatttttcataaatacataAGTTGGTTAGTCTagatttgtaaattttaattgggtTTAGTTGTTTATGTATGGAGATAGGTAATTGAACTTCTCATATTGAGTTATATACTCCTACAAGTAAAGGGAGAAACTCCCAATAGATATTGGTTGTGTTGGAAAGGTTATGAATCGATTAATAAGTCAATTACCATTATCTTGATTTTGAACGCCAATGCAtcacatgcatatatatatatatatattgtcgGCTAGTACACGACCAATTAATGTTTGGATAAAGTTCTTTCCAGAATCATCCTATTTTCAAGACTCACTAAAATCCTTCAGATATATGGTTCCACAATTGGTCCTATGTACAACAGTGTATTGAACTACTTCAACACGATGTTCGTACAACAATACCCACAACTCATTTTTGCACTCCATagcaaaaaataatatattatgttaAGGACAACCCCTTAGGTAAATTGCTTTGAATGAGTTAATCAATCATTTATCCTTGTGGATCTAACATTAATCCTCTCATACCTACTAATTGGTATGCTTGAGATGCATTTTCTCGAGCACCTATAGAAGACGTTATATATAGACTGGATTAAAAGGGACACTCATCCTAAAATTAGGATTCATTTCTTGTAGCAAATATTCACTTGTAGCATACGATATCTAAAGGGACTGGCGTAAGTTTTCTACTGCGGGTACGTTTCCATAATGATGGTGTCTTTTCAATATCAAACTTTACTGTTCACCATCTTGAACTAGCCATCCTTTAGAGAGTATTGTTAAAAGATATCAATTCCTAATGAAATGGATGTCGCAGTGGCCCACTAAAAGTCTTTAATTGATATTACAATCTTTATGCTAGTTGAGCTATGCTcgatttatcattttgtatacAATAAGCTCTAACAAGTTAGTTAGGTTCCATcctttatatatagtttgtacacattattatttttagatgcATGCCACATGCCTAAACCTTCAAATGATTGGTTACTATATTGGAGAGTTTAAGCTACCTCTCATACATAGAAATGTTAAGTAGATTCAAtgaagtttagaaattttaattttgaaaatttgaaattcctTGTTAAAttctaataacaaaaacatgtttttggAAACTacattttgttctattttattttttaaattgtttagataTTTAGGTAGAAAATGGTTGATAAAACACGAAAACTTATAAATGAAAGTAGTGTTTATAAGATTActtaaaaaaccaaacaatCATCTAGAAAgtgtataacaaaataaagacTATTAGAAAGTAAACGTAgttacttaaatttaaaaaaaaagcttaataattatcaaacgaaacttaaatttataacaacctaatttaatttgatgtgTGGTTAATAATTGGGACCCAAAAAGATAAGCTTCTAGAGGCATGGATGATagtgaagaattgaagatgaCCTTACACTTCATATATGGACATAAAAGGACCATTTTCATAGAATCTTCAAGAAGATATTGATGGagattattttctcttttggttGAAGTTCAATggtaaaaagaataaaaataagtaaataactttttattattcgagaatatcaagatcgtttaaataacattttgacATGCTCTTAACGATCATTTTTCAGTgtcaacacgatcatttaaatttaaagttttttccatAGTTTAAAACTAacctacacgatcgtgttTGCATTATCTAAACTTGCTTACCTTAGttaacatgatcgtttagcatggtcaacacgatcgtttaatttgaagtttttaatgataatttatATTGGACTATACGATCACTTATCATGATCaacataataatttaaatttaaaagcattttGTCCCATCCTTTAAAAAGAACCAGACGATCGACCTAAATGATAGTAGATCATTCGTTTAGACTGtagtacacgatcatttagaagaaaattatcCTTGATCGCATGTGGCTAGATTAATTCCatgttaacttttttttgtttatacgaggacattttgaactttaattagtttaattagtttattggtCTATAGACTATGTAAGAAATTTTGGGTAAATGCTATTTTTCACAATAAAAACTAAGTTGTTTGGAAtctaaacttttagaaaattaaaattacataaattaacTCATAACAAACTAAAATGGAGAGGCTACAAAGTGTTTTTCCTTGAACATGTTTTTGGTTGCACCATCATAAGGTGAAATTATGAAATCAATACTCAATTATTGGTTTTGTTACATATTtagatgaaaatgatgatcaaacaaagaagaagaaaaagtaattaatgaaagaaataaagggGAGATTAAAAgggaaatgaaagaatgaatAGAAATGGTTAGAAATAGGATTAGAATTAATAATCCTTATcccaataaaagaaagaaaccctaaaattAGAGAGTGGTAGTTAACCAAAAAATCCGTACAAccaaaaaacgaaaaatccccaaatttaaaaccctaaaaatttcatttcatgaaATCAATCCCCACAAAATCtttaatctctctctctctctctctctctctttctcccgTGTCTTCTTCAACCATCAATCATGAGTTTGAATTGCCTCTCCTGTCAAATCTTACAGAGAACGGATTCCGAGAGACACCGTGACCGGCAGGTCCAAACTTACTATACCTCCGATGAGTTCAATTCCTCGGAGAGAAGCTGGTCGGGGAACCTCTGTCTCCGTCCAAacagaggaggaggaggaggaggaggaggaggaggaggaggaagagggTTTCGGGGCATGGCGGACAACAAGGTGGCTCCGATCGGTCACCGCCGTGCCGTATCGTTCGGGGGGAAGGAGCCGAGATTGATTAGAAGCTCAGGGATGAGGAGGGATTGGAGCTTTGAGGATCTCAGAGCTATTCGTGAGGAAAAGCAACCTTCTCCCAATTCCTAACTTTCaattaaccttttcttttatttcttcttttcattttatttaatctttatttgaacatgaatatatatattaatatatattaatatatatatacgtatatatatatatatacatatatatacatataaatatttataaagtatataGTAGAAATGGGGATTCTTTtcaatctttgaaaatatgttgtttctttttatcatttgaatttgatcataccactttttcttaatttgaatttcttttcatgtattattattaaccattcatttataaaaattcactacattataacttttttctttcttcttttaatactttcatttttcattttataacaAAACCATAATAGATTGTAATATAAGGTGTTGaatataagaacaaaaaaggaaggaaTGAATGATTAGACTATGgaaaaataaggaagaaaaagagaaatggatgaaaatcttttttcttcttaccattattattaagaattttttattacatcAATTAATTGTCAAATGATAGACCTTTTCTCTtgttaattgataaaattattaagttGTAAATTGGCATGGCTACATTTTTTCATAtagttatataaatattacatttaaatttgaaaagttttatcatttaattatCCATTTTGTGTATATAGAAAATCAAATGCAAAGTGTCATACCGGGTCGTTTTGTCGGGGGTCAATTTAACacttaaaagtatattttgaaaattcttgatttgaaatttccaAAACTAACCTACTTCAGTTTGGTCGATTGATTCGTTTTTTAGTCTATCATGCTCACCCCTATGAAAGAAGCATCATTCAAGTATGGTttgctttttttatattaaaaagatgaaCAAGTAGATGGAAACTAACCTAACTATAAGACACCAATCTAATACTCT of the Cucumis sativus cultivar 9930 chromosome 3, Cucumber_9930_V3, whole genome shotgun sequence genome contains:
- the LOC101205372 gene encoding transcription factor MYC2, producing MTDYRLSTMNLWTDENASVMDAFMNSDLSSYWAPSAASSHSLHHPPPPQSSASTSTPPPDAPKSLPVFNQETLQQRLQALIDGARESWTYAIFWQSSYDYSGGSVLGWGDGYYKGEEDKGKGKAKMVSSAAEQAHRKKVLRELNSLISGSAAGPDDAVDEEVTDTEWFFLVSMTQSFVNGVGLPSQAFYHSTPIWVSGADRLSASACERARQGRVFGLQTMVCIPSPNGVVEMGSTELIHRTSDLMNKVKILFNFNNLETSSWISGTTAAASAADEGENDPSSMWISEPSSTIEMKDSITTTVPSSNVPAKPIRSENPSTSSLTENMSTIQQSHHKQSQSFLNFSDYGFESNPTKNTTATATATTSTTPSFKPESGGMLNFGNGSLFSGHSQYVTNEQNEKKRSPASRSSNDEGILSFTSGVILPSSGKVKSGDSDHSDLEASAIREVDSCTKSLEPEKRPRKRGRKPANGREEPLNHVEAERQRREKLNQKFYALRAVVPNVSKMDKASLLGDAVSYINELKSKLQMAESEKTDMGKHLELLKKEMGGKDLGCYSNPNDEDLKTGKRKVMDMEIEVKIMGWDAMIRIQSNKKNHPAARLMTAFKDLDLEMLHASVSVVNDLMIQQATVKMGSRFYTQEQLKMALVARVGGGGSGGGGGIM
- the LOC116402546 gene encoding uncharacterized protein LOC116402546; translation: MSLNCLSCQILQRTDSERHRDRQVQTYYTSDEFNSSERSWSGNLCLRPNRGGGGGGGGGGGGRGFRGMADNKVAPIGHRRAVSFGGKEPRLIRSSGMRRDWSFEDLRAIREEKQPSPNS